Within Pseudomonadales bacterium, the genomic segment GCATTTCCTGGACAGCACGTTGACGGCCATGACTATATTATACAAGCAAAAGCCAATGGCGCGGTGGTTGCTCTCGTAAATCACTATGTCAATGATGAGATCTTGCAAATAAAAGTAGATCAGGCAGGTGTTGCATTGGCAACATTAGCGAATGCTTATCGAAAAACCCTAGCGGCAAAGATAATTGCTATTACCGGCAGCGCTGGAAAAACAACGACAAAAGAAATGTTAGCGGCATTATTAGCAGGTCATTCCGTTGAATCAACTGATGGTAATTTTAACAATGAATTAGGCGTGCCATTAACGCTACTCAATTTTTCAACTGAGGCAAAATTTGGCATTGTTGAGATGGGTGCTGGCCAGTCTGGAGATATTGCCTATCTGATGGATATTGCTGAGCCCGATATATCGTTGATTACCAATATTGGCGATGCGCATATTGGGCGATTCGGTTCGCGTGATAATATTGCAATGGCAAAAACAGAAATTTTCTCAGCCTTAGCTAGTGATAAGCTTGCCGTTGTAAATTGCGATGATAATTACAGTGCGCTTTTTAAAACTCGGGCGTCGCATTGTGAAGTGCTGACATTTTCTTCATCAGAGCAAACGGCTGCCGTGAGAATGGTGATTGATCGTTGTGATTTGAACGGCTCAAGCGTCAGTATTTTTTATCAAGATCAGCATGTGTCAATGCAACTGCCATTATATGCTGAACATCAATTAATGAATTTTCTCGCTGCAACGACTGTGGCTATAGCCTGTGGTTTACCGTTGTTGGAGATTCAAGTGGCGGCGGAAAAAATCATCCTGCAAGCTGATCGTCAGTCAGTATTAACGAAAAATCCTGATATTACCGTGATTGACGACAGTTATAATGCAAGTCCAACGGCCGTGATCAAAGCTATCGATTATCTTGCTGAGTATAAGACAGATAAGAAAAATTATAATTTAGCTGTGGTGTTAGGTGAGATGGCCGAGCTTGGCGATTATAGTCAGCAATACCATGAAAAAATTGCAGCGCATATAGCTGAGCATCAAATTGACAAGGTGTTTCTGTGCGGCAATGCAACGCGATTTTGTCTAGAGATACTTCAAAGCACTGATGCGCTGTTGATTCAGGCTGATACAGTTGAGCAGCTTATACCACAAGTTCTGCAGCATATATCACCTAATGACATTGTGCTTGTTAAAGGCTCACGATCACAACATTTAGAAAAAATGGTTAATGCTCTGCTTGAGCATAATTTTTCGGAGAATACACCATGTTATTAATGCTCGCTAATTTTTTGTCTGAGTATTTTCCGATATTCAATGCGTTCTCCTATATAACAGTAAGAGGCATGATGGGGGTCATTACCGCATTGTTAGTCTCTCTTTGGGTTGGCCCAGGGTTTATTCAATATTTAGTCAGTAAGCAAATTGGTCAAGCTGTGCGTGATGATGGCCCGCAAAGCCACTTGAGTAAGTCAGGTACGCCAACTATGGGCGGTGCATTGATTTTGTTTGCAATATTTTTCTCTACCCTGTTGTGGAGTGATTTGAGCAACCCTTATGTGTGGCTTATCGTGATAGTGACATTTATTTTTGGCGCCGTGGGTTGGGTAGATGATTTCAGAAAAGTGGTGGAAAAAGATTCCAGAGGCCTGCCTGCTAAATGGAAATATTTTTGGCAATCTGTCGCAGGCCTAGGGGCATCAGTATTTTTATTTATTCACGCTGATGTACCTGCAAACACGCAACTATTTATTCCTTTATTTAAGTCTGTCGCCATAGATATGGGCTTATTTTTTATTGTTTTTAGTTATTTCGTCATTGTCGGTACCAGTAACGCAGTCAACCTTACTGATGGTCTTGATGGCTTAGCGATATTGCCTAGTGTGCTGGTTGGTTCTGCGCTTGGTCTGATTACCTATTTAGTTGGGCATAAAGAATTTGCCGCCTACTTACACATTGCTTATATACCACAGGCAGGTGAGTTAGCTATTTTCTGTGCCTCATTGGCAGGAGCAGGTTTAGGCTTTCTGTGGTTTAACACTTATCCC encodes:
- the murF gene encoding UDP-N-acetylmuramoyl-tripeptide--D-alanyl-D-alanine ligase; this encodes MTSLNVSFVINALKSQGVAYELNQASYVEADIASVHIDSRRVKPSSLFVAFPGQHVDGHDYIIQAKANGAVVALVNHYVNDEILQIKVDQAGVALATLANAYRKTLAAKIIAITGSAGKTTTKEMLAALLAGHSVESTDGNFNNELGVPLTLLNFSTEAKFGIVEMGAGQSGDIAYLMDIAEPDISLITNIGDAHIGRFGSRDNIAMAKTEIFSALASDKLAVVNCDDNYSALFKTRASHCEVLTFSSSEQTAAVRMVIDRCDLNGSSVSIFYQDQHVSMQLPLYAEHQLMNFLAATTVAIACGLPLLEIQVAAEKIILQADRQSVLTKNPDITVIDDSYNASPTAVIKAIDYLAEYKTDKKNYNLAVVLGEMAELGDYSQQYHEKIAAHIAEHQIDKVFLCGNATRFCLEILQSTDALLIQADTVEQLIPQVLQHISPNDIVLVKGSRSQHLEKMVNALLEHNFSENTPCY
- a CDS encoding phospho-N-acetylmuramoyl-pentapeptide-transferase, producing MLLMLANFLSEYFPIFNAFSYITVRGMMGVITALLVSLWVGPGFIQYLVSKQIGQAVRDDGPQSHLSKSGTPTMGGALILFAIFFSTLLWSDLSNPYVWLIVIVTFIFGAVGWVDDFRKVVEKDSRGLPAKWKYFWQSVAGLGASVFLFIHADVPANTQLFIPLFKSVAIDMGLFFIVFSYFVIVGTSNAVNLTDGLDGLAILPSVLVGSALGLITYLVGHKEFAAYLHIAYIPQAGELAIFCASLAGAGLGFLWFNTYPAQVFMGDVGALALGAALGLVAVITRHEIVLFIMGGVFVMETVSVILQVASFKLTGKRIFRMAPIHHHFELKGWPEPKVIVRFWIITIMLVIIGLTTLKLR